A genome region from Thermoanaerobacterium xylanolyticum LX-11 includes the following:
- the uvrC gene encoding excinuclease ABC subunit UvrC has protein sequence MNIEEKLKLLPDKPGVYIMKDLSGKIIYVGKAVILKNRVRQYFQNQANQLPKVRTMVKHVADFEYIVTDTELEALILECNLIKKHKPKYNILLKDDKNYPYIKITVNEDYPRIVFTRKVDMDGAKYFGPYSSAFAVRETIKLLRHMFPLRSCNRNIERDMGKGRECLYYHIGLCSAPCTGRITKEEYKKLTDDVLMFLEGKRDVLLKKLKEEMEKAAENMEFEKAAKLRDQIYGIEKTSEKQKIISASLEDQDVISMARSAEDACIQVFFIRDGKVSGREHYFMKNTDDMDRSDIMASFIKQFYDGAPYVPKEIILDVDMEEKDVLVEWLSEKRGNKVSIVVPSRGKKKELVDMVYENALEALKNDVSLKMERHKNDSVSELSNLVGIDYAERIEAFDISNIRGTDNVASMVVFVDGKPHKSSYRKFIIKTVEGQDDYGSMREAISRRISHGLKEQKQIETGELKEDKAKFHIMPDLILVDGGLGHVKTVIEALQQLNVEIPVYGMVKDSKHRTRGLVSPDGEIDMPMTGRAFRLVAEIQNEAHRFAITFHKDTKSKKLRSDLLNIPGIGEKRMKALYNAFKTIDGIKNATVDELKKVEGMNEKAANAVYDYFRSHG, from the coding sequence ATAAACATTGAAGAAAAATTAAAATTATTGCCTGACAAACCAGGCGTCTATATAATGAAAGACTTAAGCGGCAAGATAATTTACGTTGGAAAGGCTGTCATCTTAAAAAACCGCGTAAGGCAGTATTTTCAAAATCAGGCAAATCAGCTTCCAAAAGTTAGAACAATGGTAAAGCATGTTGCAGATTTTGAGTACATTGTGACAGATACAGAATTGGAAGCCCTAATATTGGAATGCAACTTAATAAAAAAGCATAAGCCTAAGTACAACATACTGCTTAAAGACGATAAAAACTACCCTTATATAAAGATAACTGTAAATGAAGACTATCCAAGGATCGTCTTTACCAGGAAGGTTGATATGGATGGCGCTAAGTATTTTGGACCTTACAGCAGCGCGTTTGCGGTAAGGGAGACGATAAAACTTTTAAGACATATGTTTCCTTTAAGGTCATGCAACAGAAACATAGAGAGAGATATGGGCAAAGGAAGAGAATGTCTGTATTATCATATCGGATTGTGCTCAGCGCCGTGTACAGGCCGTATAACAAAAGAGGAATACAAAAAACTGACAGATGATGTCTTGATGTTCTTAGAAGGCAAGCGGGATGTGCTGCTTAAAAAGCTAAAGGAAGAGATGGAAAAGGCAGCGGAAAACATGGAGTTTGAGAAGGCTGCAAAATTAAGAGATCAAATATACGGAATTGAGAAGACATCAGAGAAGCAGAAAATAATTTCTGCATCTTTAGAAGATCAAGATGTAATATCTATGGCACGAAGTGCAGAAGATGCTTGCATTCAAGTGTTTTTTATAAGAGATGGAAAAGTAAGCGGCAGAGAGCATTATTTTATGAAAAATACTGATGACATGGATAGAAGCGATATTATGGCATCTTTTATAAAGCAATTTTATGACGGTGCACCGTATGTGCCAAAAGAGATCATATTGGATGTGGACATGGAAGAAAAGGATGTTTTGGTGGAATGGCTTTCTGAAAAGCGTGGAAATAAAGTGTCTATCGTCGTTCCATCAAGGGGTAAGAAGAAAGAACTGGTAGATATGGTATATGAGAATGCCCTTGAAGCTTTAAAAAATGACGTAAGCTTAAAGATGGAAAGACATAAAAATGATTCTGTATCAGAGTTATCTAACCTTGTAGGAATTGACTATGCCGAGAGAATTGAGGCTTTTGACATATCAAATATAAGGGGAACCGATAATGTAGCATCGATGGTTGTATTTGTAGATGGAAAACCTCATAAATCGTCCTATAGAAAGTTTATCATAAAGACGGTGGAGGGACAAGATGATTACGGCAGCATGAGAGAGGCCATTTCAAGGAGAATATCTCATGGGCTTAAAGAGCAAAAGCAGATTGAGACTGGTGAACTTAAAGAGGATAAGGCTAAGTTTCACATTATGCCAGATCTCATTCTTGTTGATGGTGGACTGGGGCATGTCAAGACAGTAATAGAAGCGCTACAACAATTAAATGTTGAGATTCCTGTGTATGGTATGGTAAAAGATTCAAAACACAGGACAAGAGGATTAGTTTCACCTGATGGAGAAATAGATATGCCTATGACAGGCAGGGCTTTTAGGCTTGTGGCTGAAATTCAAAATGAAGCCCACAGATTTGCTATTACATTCCATAAAGATACAAAAAGTAAAAAGTTACGAAGCGATCTCTTAAATATACCAGGCATTGGTGAAAAGCGAATGAAAGCATTGTATAATGCTTTTAAGACAATTGATGGCATTAAAAATGCAACAGTCGATGAACTTAAAAAAGTTGAAGGAATGAACGAGAAAGCTGCTAATGCCGTATATGATTATTTTAGAAGCCATGGATAA
- a CDS encoding ABC transporter ATP-binding protein — MKDVKVELKDLTKKFKIKKNIVTAFEDISLQIKEGEFWCFIGPSGCGKTTLLRVLAGLEAPTDGTIYIKHVDDSKPLNSMVFQEHAIFPWMDVKNNIAYGLKMRKIKPNQINDIVDFYIDKMGLTPFKHAYPHQLSGGMKQRVSIARAFANDPEILLMDEPFANLDEQNRVLLQQELLKIWEKSGKTVIFVTHSIDEAIFLSDKIMLMTRHPGKIKNIYDIDIKRPRIIEEIRSSPQYADIFQDIWLNLRQEVSYS; from the coding sequence ATGAAAGATGTTAAAGTTGAATTAAAAGATCTGACAAAAAAGTTCAAAATCAAGAAAAATATCGTAACTGCTTTTGAAGACATTTCTTTGCAAATCAAAGAAGGTGAATTTTGGTGCTTCATAGGTCCCAGCGGATGTGGAAAAACGACACTATTGCGCGTATTAGCAGGACTTGAAGCTCCCACAGACGGGACAATTTACATTAAGCATGTAGATGACAGCAAGCCTCTTAACTCCATGGTCTTTCAAGAACACGCCATATTTCCATGGATGGATGTAAAAAACAATATCGCTTATGGTCTTAAAATGAGAAAGATAAAGCCTAATCAAATAAATGATATAGTAGACTTCTATATAGACAAGATGGGTCTTACTCCTTTCAAACACGCTTATCCACACCAACTATCAGGTGGCATGAAGCAGAGAGTTTCCATCGCCAGGGCATTTGCCAATGATCCAGAAATACTGCTTATGGATGAACCTTTTGCAAACTTAGATGAACAAAATAGGGTTCTCCTTCAGCAGGAACTTCTAAAAATATGGGAAAAAAGCGGAAAAACAGTCATATTCGTCACCCACAGCATAGACGAAGCTATATTCCTATCAGATAAAATAATGCTTATGACCAGACATCCTGGTAAAATAAAAAACATCTACGATATAGACATAAAAAGGCCAAGGATAATCGAAGAAATAAGATCATCACCGCAGTATGCAGATATATTTCAGGATATCTGGCTAAACTTGCGCCAAGAGGTATCATATTCTTAA
- a CDS encoding FtsW/RodA/SpoVE family cell cycle protein, with product MEEYVKTGSKAMKDVFLIFVIAFMLLFIYHKPKGFDTIYFTIAFLPLIYIVYYLHVRLFPMGEIQLIILSSFLAEMGLIMIYRVAPDLILKQIAWIFIGFILYFASSYASLHYDFFYKVKYGDYVYLAISFILLFSTFIFGKEIGGSKNWLTFGSVSVQPSEVVKIIYIIYLARYLKDHKTTNDIIKIGAITILIVGILVIEKDLGTALLFYLTTMFMIFVATSSVFYTGVGVAFLGIGGVISYFLFNHVRVRIQAWLNPWMDVPGKTYQIAQSLFAIGAGGFFGTGLGMGHPEYIPVVASDFIFSAISEEFGMLGAVAIILVYFVIMYRGIKVALDAKDEFGALIAIGLTSIFSLQVFTIIGGVIKFIPLTGVTLPFVSYGGSSMVMSFITLGMLNGIAVREDEDVEQYEPQH from the coding sequence ATGGAAGAGTATGTTAAGACTGGCTCGAAGGCTATGAAAGATGTTTTTTTGATATTTGTAATCGCCTTTATGCTACTTTTTATATATCATAAGCCTAAAGGGTTTGATACGATTTACTTTACGATAGCCTTTTTGCCGCTTATTTACATTGTTTATTATTTGCATGTTAGGCTTTTTCCGATGGGAGAAATTCAGCTTATTATACTAAGCTCTTTCTTGGCAGAGATGGGCCTCATAATGATATACAGAGTGGCGCCTGATTTGATATTGAAGCAAATTGCTTGGATATTTATAGGCTTTATTTTGTACTTTGCTTCATCATACGCTTCTCTCCATTATGACTTTTTTTACAAGGTTAAGTACGGAGACTACGTGTACTTAGCAATATCCTTTATATTGTTGTTTTCCACATTTATATTTGGAAAGGAAATAGGTGGATCTAAAAACTGGCTTACGTTTGGTTCCGTTTCAGTACAGCCATCTGAAGTGGTTAAGATAATTTATATAATATACCTTGCAAGGTATTTAAAAGACCATAAGACCACAAACGACATAATAAAAATAGGCGCAATAACAATTTTGATTGTAGGAATTTTGGTGATTGAAAAAGACCTTGGTACTGCGCTACTGTTTTACCTCACAACGATGTTCATGATATTTGTGGCAACTTCAAGTGTATTTTACACAGGCGTAGGTGTAGCTTTTTTAGGAATTGGAGGCGTTATTTCGTACTTTCTTTTTAACCATGTTCGCGTTAGAATACAGGCATGGCTAAATCCGTGGATGGATGTACCTGGAAAGACATACCAAATTGCCCAGTCTCTCTTTGCAATAGGTGCAGGAGGCTTTTTTGGCACTGGTCTTGGCATGGGTCATCCCGAATATATTCCGGTTGTGGCCAGCGATTTTATTTTTTCAGCCATCAGTGAAGAGTTTGGAATGTTGGGTGCTGTTGCTATAATCTTGGTCTACTTTGTGATAATGTACAGAGGTATAAAAGTCGCTCTTGACGCTAAAGATGAGTTTGGCGCTTTGATTGCTATAGGACTTACCAGTATATTCAGTTTACAAGTTTTTACAATAATAGGCGGCGTCATAAAATTCATACCATTGACAGGTGTGACACTTCCTTTTGTAAGCTACGGCGGAAGCTCAATGGTAATGAGCTTTATAACATTGGGCATGTTAAACGGCATCGCAGTAAGAGAGGATGAGGATGTTGAACAGTATGAACCGCAACATTAA
- a CDS encoding ABC transporter permease: MNSTNVLEKSSAKTSVKNKKDKKLKDEAKSNKFIQQIISPIAILILWEILADLRLIDTRFFPAPSMIFHSFINLLTTGILLNDLSVSLFRIIGGFIVGAVPGLIIGLTMGLFPIIRNILDPIVAATYPIPKLALMPLIMIMFGLNDLEKIVVIAIGTFFIVLMNTAAGVINLDKIYMDVARNYGASKKDYYLTVALPGALPMIFTGLKLGMGMALLLIVAAEMNGASSGIGYRIWESYNIFDIPAMFVSFIIMSILGYVFTIILDLIEKLIIPWKHS; this comes from the coding sequence TTGAACAGCACAAATGTATTAGAAAAAAGCAGCGCAAAAACAAGTGTAAAAAACAAAAAAGATAAAAAACTCAAAGACGAAGCAAAATCCAATAAGTTTATACAGCAGATAATCTCTCCCATAGCCATTTTAATCCTTTGGGAAATATTGGCTGATTTAAGGTTGATTGACACCAGATTTTTCCCTGCTCCGTCTATGATATTTCACTCGTTTATAAATCTTTTAACAACAGGTATACTCTTAAACGATCTGTCTGTAAGTCTTTTTAGAATCATCGGGGGATTTATAGTAGGAGCTGTACCTGGGCTTATAATCGGGCTTACAATGGGGCTTTTCCCCATAATCAGAAATATATTAGACCCTATTGTAGCTGCCACATATCCTATACCAAAATTAGCTTTAATGCCACTTATCATGATAATGTTTGGACTTAACGACTTAGAAAAAATAGTCGTCATCGCAATAGGCACTTTTTTCATCGTCCTTATGAATACAGCAGCAGGTGTAATAAATTTAGATAAAATATACATGGATGTAGCCAGAAACTATGGAGCATCGAAAAAAGACTACTACTTGACAGTTGCCCTTCCCGGAGCACTGCCGATGATATTTACCGGGTTGAAGCTTGGCATGGGAATGGCTCTCCTACTCATAGTAGCTGCCGAAATGAACGGTGCAAGCTCAGGCATAGGGTATAGAATATGGGAATCCTACAATATATTTGATATACCTGCCATGTTCGTTTCCTTCATAATCATGTCAATATTAGGATACGTATTTACAATTATTCTGGATTTAATAGAAAAATTGATAATTCCTTGGAAGCACAGCTAG
- the uvrA gene encoding excinuclease ABC subunit UvrA, with protein sequence MAIDKIVIKGAKVHNLKNIDVEIPRDKFVVITGLSGSGKSSLAFDTIYAEGQRRYVESLSAYARQFLGQMDKPDVEYIEGLSPAISIDQKTTNRNPRSTVGTVTEIYDYLRLLYARIGIPHCPKCGREISMQTVDQMVDRVMKLDEGTRIQVLSPIIRGRKGEYQKLMEDVKKSGYVRVRIDGIMYDLSEDIKLEKNKKHTIEVVVDRIIVKPHIESRLTDSIESALKLSDGIVTIDVIGQESFTMSEKYSCPDCNISIEELSPRMFSFNSPYGACPTCAGLGEFMRIDPDLLIRDRSKSLKDGVFSGFIVSQESYTYQNILNLVESYGYSENTPLEEYSDDLINVLLYGKDKNGKRHGFEGIVSNLERRYNSTNSSFMREEIEKYMRPIVCPDCHGARLKPEVLAVTVGGIPINKMTDFSVTELLQFMDELKLTEREEFIAHQIIKEIKARLNFLKDVGLDYLTLSRNAGTLSGGESQRIRLASQIGSGLVGVTYILDEPSIGLHQRDNERLLNSLKKLKDQGNTLIVVEHDEDTMFAADYIVDVGPGPGEHGGKIVAVGTVEDIMACEESLTGQYLSGKKKIDVPKTRRKPNGNYLTIRGAAENNLKNIDVTFPLGILICITGVSGSGKSTLINEILYKALAQKLYKAKDLPGKYAALEGIENIDKVINIDQSPIGRTPRSNPATYTGVFDPIRELFSNTPDAKMRGYKPGRFSFNVKGGRCEACSGDGIIKIEMNFLPDVYVPCEVCKGNRYNRETLDIKYKGKNISDVLNMTVEEALEFFANIPRIKSKLETLNDVGLGYIKLGQPSTQLSGGEAQRVKLATELSRRSTGKTVYILDEPTTGLHFADVDRLLDVLNRLVDGGNTVIVIEHNLDVIKSADYIIDMGPEGGDRGGTIVATGTPEEVAENSLSYTGQFLKKILAR encoded by the coding sequence TTGGCAATAGATAAAATCGTAATTAAAGGTGCAAAAGTCCATAATTTGAAAAATATTGACGTTGAAATACCGAGAGACAAGTTTGTCGTCATAACTGGGCTTTCTGGCTCAGGGAAATCGTCATTGGCATTTGACACGATATATGCAGAAGGACAGCGTAGATATGTGGAGTCTCTATCTGCCTATGCGAGACAATTTTTAGGTCAGATGGATAAACCAGATGTGGAGTACATCGAAGGTTTGTCACCTGCAATATCTATAGATCAGAAGACTACGAATAGAAATCCCCGTTCTACAGTAGGGACGGTTACAGAAATATACGATTATCTGAGATTATTGTACGCAAGGATAGGTATACCACATTGCCCTAAATGTGGCAGAGAGATTTCCATGCAGACAGTTGATCAGATGGTGGACAGAGTAATGAAGTTGGATGAAGGCACAAGGATACAAGTCCTTTCGCCTATCATAAGAGGGCGCAAAGGCGAGTACCAAAAGCTCATGGAAGACGTAAAGAAAAGCGGATACGTCAGAGTGAGAATAGATGGAATAATGTACGATTTAAGCGAAGACATAAAATTAGAAAAAAACAAAAAACACACTATAGAGGTTGTTGTAGACAGAATAATTGTAAAGCCACATATCGAGTCAAGGCTTACAGATTCAATAGAATCTGCACTAAAGCTGTCAGATGGAATCGTCACAATTGACGTCATAGGTCAAGAAAGCTTTACGATGTCTGAGAAGTATTCATGTCCTGACTGCAACATAAGTATTGAAGAACTTTCTCCAAGGATGTTTTCTTTTAATAGCCCTTACGGTGCTTGCCCAACGTGTGCTGGGTTAGGTGAATTTATGAGAATCGATCCGGATTTGCTTATAAGAGATAGAAGCAAGTCGTTAAAAGATGGAGTGTTTTCTGGATTTATCGTATCACAGGAAAGTTACACGTATCAAAATATTTTAAACCTTGTAGAAAGCTATGGATATAGTGAGAATACTCCATTAGAAGAGTACAGCGATGATTTGATAAATGTTTTACTGTATGGGAAAGATAAAAACGGTAAAAGACATGGATTTGAGGGAATAGTAAGTAATTTGGAGAGACGGTATAATTCCACTAATTCAAGCTTTATGCGGGAAGAAATAGAAAAGTACATGAGGCCAATCGTATGTCCTGATTGTCATGGTGCTCGCCTAAAACCCGAAGTGTTGGCTGTCACTGTAGGTGGTATACCTATAAACAAGATGACAGATTTTTCTGTAACAGAACTTCTGCAATTTATGGATGAACTTAAATTGACAGAAAGAGAGGAGTTTATTGCACATCAAATAATTAAAGAAATTAAAGCAAGGCTTAATTTCTTAAAAGATGTAGGATTGGATTACCTTACTCTTTCAAGAAATGCAGGTACATTATCAGGCGGAGAGTCTCAGAGGATAAGGCTTGCCAGCCAGATAGGTTCAGGATTGGTAGGAGTTACTTATATACTTGATGAGCCCAGCATAGGGCTTCATCAAAGAGATAACGAAAGGCTTTTAAATTCCCTTAAGAAGTTGAAGGACCAAGGAAATACGCTGATTGTAGTTGAGCATGACGAGGATACCATGTTTGCTGCAGATTACATCGTCGACGTAGGTCCAGGTCCTGGAGAACATGGCGGTAAAATCGTTGCTGTAGGAACAGTAGAAGATATAATGGCATGTGAAGAATCTCTTACTGGTCAGTATTTGAGTGGGAAGAAGAAAATCGATGTTCCAAAGACAAGGAGAAAGCCTAATGGTAACTACTTGACAATTCGCGGTGCAGCTGAAAACAACTTAAAAAATATAGATGTTACGTTTCCACTTGGCATACTTATATGTATAACAGGCGTGTCTGGATCAGGCAAAAGTACCCTTATAAACGAAATTCTCTACAAAGCGCTGGCACAAAAATTGTACAAAGCAAAGGACTTGCCTGGGAAATATGCTGCATTAGAAGGAATTGAGAATATAGACAAAGTCATAAACATCGATCAGTCACCTATAGGAAGAACCCCCAGATCAAATCCAGCCACGTATACAGGTGTATTTGATCCTATTAGAGAACTATTTTCAAATACGCCAGATGCCAAGATGAGAGGCTATAAACCTGGTCGCTTTAGCTTCAATGTCAAAGGTGGAAGGTGCGAGGCCTGCAGTGGTGATGGTATAATAAAGATTGAGATGAACTTTCTTCCAGACGTATACGTGCCATGTGAAGTATGTAAAGGCAACAGGTATAATAGAGAAACTTTGGATATAAAATACAAGGGTAAGAATATATCTGATGTCTTAAATATGACGGTGGAAGAAGCGTTGGAGTTTTTTGCCAATATACCAAGGATAAAAAGCAAGTTGGAGACATTGAATGATGTGGGATTAGGTTATATTAAGTTAGGGCAGCCTTCTACGCAGCTTTCTGGTGGCGAAGCCCAAAGAGTCAAATTGGCAACTGAATTATCAAGGCGTTCTACAGGCAAGACGGTTTATATACTTGATGAGCCTACTACAGGTCTTCACTTTGCAGATGTCGACAGGCTCTTGGATGTGCTAAACAGGCTTGTGGACGGAGGCAATACTGTAATTGTGATAGAGCACAACTTAGACGTTATTAAATCTGCTGATTACATCATCGACATGGGACCTGAGGGCGGAGACAGAGGAGGAACTATTGTGGCTACTGGCACACCAGAGGAAGTGGCTGAAAACAGCCTATCATATACGGGGCAGTTTTTGAAAAAAATTCTTGCCAGATAA
- a CDS encoding peptidoglycan D,D-transpeptidase FtsI family protein has product MLNSMNRNIKILFAVFSILFFSLIAYLSYFQLYEKNKLITSSYSVYNKRLIEQEKKILRGSIYDRNGNVLAKSTIVNGEQIRQYPDGVPFADIIGYSRRIYQQGSTGIENTYDRELLGMINTDPMTFLRETVLGKSQVGDDVVLTVDKRLQDLAYSLLGGKKGAVVALDPKTGAVLALVSSPSYDPNTLSENWSSVMNSPDHVVLNRATQGLYPPGSIFKIITASAALTYKPDIYNQTFNDVGYVTVDGNKITNYDNIAYGTIGFQKAFYVSSNTSFVKIGLQLGRSNLEAMANKYGLNDSVPFDIPVEKNQFPSIPLINGKVQLAESSIGQGKILVTPLTMALMASAPANGGVIMKPYLMDYVKNPVTGEILEKTTPEKYLNPITKDVADKIKQLMIGVVQQGTGTAAQISGITVAGKTGTAENPHGQAHAWFVGFAPADDPKIVVSVIIENGGAGGATAAPIAREIMKAYLGY; this is encoded by the coding sequence ATGTTGAACAGTATGAACCGCAACATTAAAATACTTTTTGCCGTCTTTTCAATTCTTTTTTTTAGCCTCATAGCGTATCTTTCTTACTTTCAATTATATGAAAAGAATAAACTTATCACAAGTTCATACAGCGTCTATAACAAAAGGCTGATTGAACAGGAAAAAAAGATTTTAAGAGGCAGTATTTACGATAGAAATGGCAATGTCCTGGCAAAAAGCACTATTGTAAATGGAGAACAAATTAGGCAGTATCCTGATGGGGTGCCTTTTGCAGATATAATCGGATACAGCAGGAGGATATATCAACAAGGCAGTACAGGCATAGAAAACACGTACGACAGAGAGCTGTTGGGAATGATCAATACAGATCCTATGACTTTTTTAAGAGAGACTGTCTTAGGCAAAAGTCAGGTTGGCGATGATGTGGTATTGACTGTAGATAAAAGACTGCAGGATTTGGCGTATAGCTTATTAGGAGGCAAAAAAGGTGCTGTAGTGGCTTTAGATCCAAAAACAGGTGCAGTGTTGGCGTTAGTATCGTCACCATCCTACGATCCAAATACTTTAAGCGAAAACTGGAGCAGTGTGATGAATAGCCCTGATCACGTCGTCTTAAATAGGGCTACACAGGGATTGTACCCTCCAGGTTCAATATTTAAAATCATAACGGCTTCTGCTGCTTTGACGTACAAACCGGATATTTACAATCAAACATTTAACGATGTAGGGTATGTAACAGTTGATGGGAATAAGATTACAAACTATGACAACATAGCTTATGGGACTATAGGGTTTCAAAAGGCATTTTACGTTTCTTCCAATACCTCTTTTGTAAAAATAGGACTTCAATTGGGACGTTCGAATTTAGAAGCGATGGCCAACAAGTATGGATTAAATGACAGCGTTCCATTTGACATACCTGTTGAAAAGAATCAGTTTCCATCAATTCCGTTAATAAACGGAAAGGTCCAATTAGCAGAAAGTTCCATTGGGCAAGGCAAGATTTTAGTGACGCCGCTTACGATGGCTTTGATGGCTTCGGCACCTGCAAACGGTGGAGTTATAATGAAACCATATCTTATGGATTACGTCAAAAATCCAGTCACCGGAGAGATATTAGAAAAGACGACACCCGAAAAATATCTAAATCCGATAACAAAAGATGTAGCTGATAAAATAAAACAACTTATGATAGGTGTTGTGCAGCAAGGTACAGGTACGGCTGCGCAGATATCAGGGATTACTGTTGCAGGCAAAACAGGTACCGCAGAAAATCCACATGGGCAAGCACATGCTTGGTTTGTAGGATTTGCACCTGCTGACGATCCAAAGATCGTCGTCTCAGTGATCATAGAAAATGGCGGCGCTGGTGGAGCTACTGCTGCGCCTATTGCCAGAGAAATCATGAAGGCGTATTTAGGCTATTGA
- a CDS encoding ABC transporter substrate-binding protein — MKKILSFLFILLFIISISGCGKEQKSTAVNKIETVRVAFDDSPSESGIILADKLGFFAKQGIKIEYVKFNSGADELSAMASNQVDVSRGIINAGLFNAWNSGIDIKLVADGGHNIPGKGYFQIALKKGLGQKVKDFKDLKGLRIAIASTGSINELFVQKALEKGGLTDKDITFVVVDSFPDMLTAVANGSADAAMEIEPLITKGVEENILEWWKDPDEYIKGEEISVLMYSPNFSKNKDLGNRFMIAYLQGVRAYNDAFITGNKDQDKIIRILTKYTFVNTPETFKKMKPPGLDPNGHVLKQGVLNDLNWYMSKGMVKKAPDVNKFVDDSYVENALKVLGPYKSP; from the coding sequence ATGAAAAAAATTCTTTCATTTCTTTTTATACTTTTATTTATCATCTCTATAAGCGGCTGTGGGAAAGAGCAAAAAAGCACAGCCGTAAACAAGATAGAAACTGTAAGAGTAGCATTTGATGATTCCCCGTCTGAATCAGGTATAATTTTAGCTGACAAATTAGGCTTTTTCGCAAAACAAGGTATAAAAATCGAATACGTAAAATTTAATTCAGGTGCTGATGAACTTTCAGCAATGGCATCAAACCAAGTTGATGTAAGCAGAGGAATAATAAACGCAGGACTTTTCAATGCTTGGAATAGCGGCATAGATATAAAGCTTGTAGCAGATGGAGGACATAATATACCAGGAAAAGGTTACTTCCAAATAGCTTTAAAAAAAGGATTGGGGCAAAAAGTCAAAGACTTTAAAGATTTAAAGGGTTTAAGAATAGCAATAGCATCTACAGGATCAATAAACGAACTTTTTGTTCAAAAGGCATTAGAAAAAGGCGGTTTAACTGACAAGGATATAACATTTGTTGTTGTGGATTCATTCCCAGATATGCTAACCGCCGTCGCCAATGGAAGCGCAGATGCAGCTATGGAAATAGAGCCTCTCATAACTAAAGGTGTAGAAGAAAACATACTTGAATGGTGGAAAGACCCTGATGAATACATTAAAGGCGAAGAAATATCTGTTTTAATGTACAGCCCAAATTTCTCCAAAAACAAAGATTTGGGCAACAGGTTTATGATTGCTTATCTACAAGGCGTTAGAGCATACAACGATGCATTTATAACAGGCAATAAAGACCAAGACAAGATAATAAGAATACTCACAAAATACACGTTTGTAAACACACCAGAAACATTTAAAAAGATGAAGCCACCAGGACTTGACCCAAATGGTCACGTATTAAAACAAGGTGTTTTAAATGATCTAAATTGGTACATGAGCAAAGGAATGGTTAAAAAAGCACCTGATGTCAATAAATTTGTAGATGACTCGTACGTTGAAAATGCATTAAAAGTTTTAGGACCATATAAAAGTCCATAA
- a CDS encoding FHA domain-containing protein, with protein sequence MYQLAANILKYVLLLLIYLFLYRVFKIIYLDIKGVRKEREITKAKLVSLSGMGSFNLFEVTTIGRADDCDIVVDNPYVSSKHAMIRKKGKKYIIQDLNSTNGTFVNGRRVKNIVRLKNEDVIKLGNEEYRFLI encoded by the coding sequence ATGTATCAACTGGCAGCAAACATATTAAAATATGTATTATTACTGCTTATATATCTTTTTTTGTACAGAGTTTTTAAGATTATTTACCTTGACATTAAAGGTGTAAGAAAAGAGAGAGAGATTACAAAGGCAAAGTTGGTTTCTCTTTCAGGTATGGGTAGCTTTAACCTTTTTGAAGTGACAACAATTGGCAGAGCCGACGATTGCGATATAGTCGTTGATAATCCTTATGTATCCAGTAAACATGCCATGATCAGAAAAAAAGGTAAAAAATACATCATACAAGATCTAAATAGCACTAATGGGACGTTTGTAAATGGTAGGCGTGTAAAAAACATTGTTAGATTAAAAAATGAAGATGTGATAAAACTGGGGAATGAAGAGTACAGATTTTTGATTTAA